A genomic region of Candidatus Hydrogenedentota bacterium contains the following coding sequences:
- a CDS encoding GNAT family N-acetyltransferase produces the protein MPFTTQTYIRRAERDDLDTVVRWMESPDFQHFLYGDPARSPRQVRDKIVAMLGRAVGHTMPGGIYLMIDSREYGPVGLLSLQNISWRNRSCSIDLYLGQEHLRNRMVSASSICLALEYCFCELNLHRVSAYIYAFNSASWRIFEKTGATRELTLRDHVVRDGQAHDLYGYGLLRPEYEAFRARYHRALDGYSLAAMIEGLAAHEGESPA, from the coding sequence ATGCCCTTTACAACTCAGACCTATATCCGCCGCGCCGAGCGCGACGACCTCGATACCGTCGTTCGATGGATGGAGTCCCCCGACTTTCAGCATTTCCTCTATGGCGATCCGGCGCGTTCGCCCCGCCAGGTGCGGGACAAGATCGTGGCCATGCTGGGCCGGGCCGTGGGGCACACGATGCCGGGCGGCATCTACCTGATGATCGACAGCAGGGAGTACGGGCCGGTGGGCCTGCTCTCCCTCCAGAACATCAGTTGGCGCAACCGCTCGTGCAGTATCGACCTCTATCTGGGCCAGGAGCACCTGCGCAACCGCATGGTCAGCGCAAGTTCGATCTGTCTGGCGCTCGAGTACTGCTTCTGCGAGCTCAACCTCCACCGTGTCAGCGCCTATATCTACGCCTTCAATTCCGCCTCCTGGCGCATTTTTGAGAAGACGGGCGCGACCCGGGAACTTACCCTTCGCGACCACGTCGTGCGCGACGGGCAGGCCCACGATCTCTACGGCTATGGTCTGCTGCGTCCCGAGTATGAGGCTTTTCGCGCGCGCTATCACCGCGCGCTGGATGGTTATTCCCTCGCCGCCATGATTGAAGGGCTCGCGGCGCACGAAGGGGAGAGCCCCGCGTGA
- a CDS encoding ABC transporter ATP-binding protein, with protein MSENQRALVQLSRLEKTFTLRNFFYRDEDTGKRSLYKKRRVEAVRDVNFEIYEGEIFGLLGPNGAGKTTTVKMLSGLVKPDKGTVQIDGLEVERYRKRVLEKVGVVLEGTRTSMWPLTPMENLAYYGNLKNVSGKVLFDRSNYLLDFIGLKDKKNVQVRHLSRGQKQKLAICIALIADPQVLLLDEPTTGLDVQSARAIKDKIIEMTREHGKSVLVTTHDMHVAQELCDRIGIIDQGKLVACKRTDELLGLFSDQVYVFKLDREADIAIFESIAGVVSAANELTVDGPILVLSLVPESDQRSEALYNVMETLRAQAFELRGVAQRQQNLESIFLQLTTSSI; from the coding sequence ATGTCCGAAAACCAAAGAGCCCTGGTGCAGTTGTCCCGGCTCGAGAAGACCTTTACCCTGCGCAATTTCTTCTATCGCGACGAGGATACGGGGAAGCGCTCGCTCTACAAAAAGCGTCGCGTTGAAGCCGTGCGGGATGTGAACTTCGAGATCTACGAGGGTGAGATTTTCGGACTCCTCGGCCCGAACGGTGCCGGCAAGACTACGACCGTGAAAATGCTCTCGGGCCTCGTGAAACCGGACAAGGGCACAGTGCAGATAGACGGACTGGAAGTGGAGCGCTACCGCAAGCGCGTGCTGGAGAAGGTGGGGGTGGTGCTGGAGGGAACGCGTACGAGCATGTGGCCCCTCACGCCGATGGAGAACCTGGCCTATTATGGAAACCTGAAAAATGTGTCCGGCAAGGTCCTCTTTGATCGCTCGAATTATCTGCTGGACTTTATCGGTCTCAAGGACAAGAAGAACGTCCAGGTGCGCCACCTTTCCCGAGGCCAGAAACAGAAACTGGCCATCTGCATCGCGCTGATTGCCGATCCGCAGGTGCTGCTGCTGGACGAGCCCACTACGGGCCTCGATGTCCAGAGCGCCCGCGCCATCAAGGACAAGATTATCGAGATGACTCGCGAGCACGGCAAGAGCGTGCTGGTGACAACCCACGACATGCACGTGGCCCAGGAGCTCTGCGACCGGATCGGTATCATCGATCAGGGCAAACTTGTGGCCTGCAAGCGGACCGATGAGCTGCTGGGGCTCTTTTCCGATCAGGTGTACGTGTTCAAGCTCGATCGCGAAGCCGACATCGCCATTTTTGAATCCATTGCCGGCGTGGTCTCCGCGGCAAACGAACTGACCGTGGACGGGCCCATTCTGGTGCTGAGTCTGGTTCCTGAATCCGACCAGCGTTCCGAGGCCCTGTACAATGTCATGGAAACCCTTCGCGCACAGGCCTTCGAGCTCCGCGGCGTGGCCCAGCGGCAGCAGAACCTGGAAAGCATTTTCCTTCAGTTGACGACTAGTTCAATTTAG
- a CDS encoding CPBP family intramembrane metalloprotease, producing the protein MNLAFTLLLAAYVLHSIAMHRQEGPETEPQDTQIHRGLPAPLMPLALFFAWQAFSTPWVMGLLSMPALWTLGGVLVLLTLVSQLKKKKAKVSDGLVARLSYIGGGLLQTALLGLALYLGFLDGVLSRSLFDPKWVILGGVAGHLIFGVSLIFSHRSLDTLRDIAGYVLDPRPLGRFLGESPRQMFACLDVSLIEELIYRVAAQSVLLALTGSPWVAIGVTALVFSVVHRHFFYNHVVDSVEFLAFSLLLGILYQVTGSFMLVVMIHTVRNIEIVYFDHATRPETAAHWRLTPEKA; encoded by the coding sequence GTGAACCTTGCATTCACGCTGCTGCTGGCGGCCTATGTGCTCCATTCCATCGCGATGCACCGCCAGGAAGGGCCCGAGACGGAGCCCCAGGATACCCAGATCCACCGCGGTCTGCCCGCCCCCCTCATGCCGCTGGCCCTCTTTTTCGCCTGGCAGGCCTTCAGCACCCCCTGGGTGATGGGCCTTCTCTCTATGCCCGCGCTCTGGACGCTTGGCGGCGTCCTCGTACTCCTGACCCTGGTGAGCCAGCTCAAAAAGAAGAAAGCAAAGGTCTCGGACGGGCTTGTTGCGCGATTATCCTACATCGGCGGCGGATTGCTCCAAACGGCGCTTCTCGGCCTGGCCCTGTACCTGGGCTTTCTCGATGGGGTGCTGTCACGAAGCCTTTTCGATCCGAAATGGGTTATACTGGGGGGCGTGGCGGGCCATCTTATCTTTGGCGTATCGCTCATATTCAGCCATCGCTCGCTGGATACCCTGCGGGATATCGCCGGATATGTGCTCGATCCCCGTCCCCTCGGGCGCTTTCTGGGGGAGTCCCCCCGGCAGATGTTTGCATGCCTCGATGTGAGCCTGATCGAAGAATTGATCTATCGCGTTGCCGCGCAAAGTGTGCTGCTCGCGTTGACCGGCAGCCCCTGGGTTGCCATCGGTGTCACGGCGCTGGTCTTTTCCGTGGTGCACCGCCATTTCTTTTACAATCACGTGGTGGATTCCGTGGAGTTCCTCGCGTTTTCCCTGCTCCTGGGCATCCTCTACCAGGTCACGGGGAGCTTCATGCTGGTGGTGATGATTCATACCGTTCGAAATATTGAAATTGTCTACTTTGATCACGCCACCCGCCCCGAGACGGCGGCCCACTGGCGTCTTACTCCCGAGAAGGCCTGA
- a CDS encoding GNAT family N-acetyltransferase, protein MIAGQHTFIRGTELDDVPAFSRLYRAGTLRAGLLDAKREPVLPTRDELRELLSRKEIADGGFYTVEDRSGEIQGFCTLRGVNNEARYAEFSLVLLDPALYATPLAEEAADFLYERAFVRAGLNKVVAYCLEGERELADFLRAQGFESAGVQRDVVYAQGRWHALEALCRTPASV, encoded by the coding sequence GTGATTGCTGGACAACATACGTTTATCCGGGGCACGGAACTCGATGATGTGCCCGCTTTTTCGCGCCTTTATCGGGCCGGGACCCTGCGCGCGGGGCTGCTGGACGCGAAGCGCGAGCCCGTCCTGCCCACGCGAGACGAGCTCCGGGAACTGCTCTCACGAAAGGAGATCGCCGATGGCGGTTTCTATACCGTGGAGGACCGGTCGGGGGAGATCCAGGGCTTTTGTACCCTGCGGGGCGTGAACAACGAGGCGCGCTACGCGGAATTCAGCCTGGTGTTGCTGGACCCCGCGCTGTACGCCACGCCACTGGCGGAGGAGGCGGCCGACTTCCTCTATGAGCGTGCTTTTGTCCGTGCGGGCCTGAACAAGGTCGTGGCCTACTGCCTGGAAGGTGAGCGCGAACTCGCCGATTTCCTCCGGGCTCAGGGCTTCGAATCCGCGGGCGTCCAGCGCGACGTGGTTTATGCCCAGGGTCGCTGGCACGCGCTGGAAGCGCTCTGCCGAACGCCCGCCTCCGTATGA